One Thiobacillus sp. genomic region harbors:
- a CDS encoding response regulator transcription factor, with amino-acid sequence MRILIVEDDEILANSLVRAMTGAGYVSDHVSDGEQALAMLLDGCHDLAILDINLPRMDGLMVLRQVRADKRTLPVIILTARDSVEDRVRGLDLGADDYLTKPFSLAELEARVRALLRRGQGAAITLCCGNLEFDSVARRASLAGEPVELSARELAVLETLVFRQGKVVSKEQLVESLCTFGEEVSHNAIEVYVHRLRKKLQPGGVDIRTVRGLGYMMDKA; translated from the coding sequence ATGCGCATCCTCATCGTTGAAGACGACGAAATCCTCGCCAACAGCCTGGTCCGTGCCATGACCGGCGCCGGTTATGTCAGCGACCACGTGTCCGACGGCGAGCAGGCCCTGGCCATGCTCCTGGATGGCTGCCATGACCTGGCCATCCTGGATATCAACCTGCCGCGCATGGATGGCCTCATGGTGCTGCGCCAGGTGCGGGCGGACAAGAGAACCCTGCCCGTCATCATCCTCACCGCCAGGGATTCTGTGGAGGACCGGGTGCGCGGACTGGACCTGGGGGCGGATGACTACCTCACCAAGCCATTTTCCCTGGCGGAACTGGAGGCGCGGGTGCGAGCCCTGCTGCGTCGCGGCCAGGGCGCGGCCATCACGCTTTGCTGCGGCAACCTGGAATTCGACAGCGTGGCCCGGCGCGCGTCGCTGGCCGGCGAGCCGGTGGAACTCTCCGCCCGGGAACTGGCGGTACTGGAGACCCTGGTCTTCCGGCAGGGCAAGGTGGTCAGCAAGGAACAACTCGTGGAGAGCCTCTGCACCTTCGGCGAGGAGGTGAGCCACAATGCCATCGAGGTCTACGTGCACCGCTTGCGCAAGAAGTTGCAGCCCGGAGGGGTCGACATCCGCACGGTGCGCGGGCTCGGCTACATGATGGACAAGGCGTGA
- a CDS encoding DUF4212 domain-containing protein, with product MANPGNYDSNAYWKATLGLITKVLAIWFICSFGLGILFAEPLNNISLGGYPLGFWFAHQGSMYIFVGLIFWYARKMGQIDRKFDVHED from the coding sequence ATGGCAAATCCCGGGAATTACGATTCCAACGCCTACTGGAAGGCGACGCTGGGACTGATCACCAAGGTATTGGCGATCTGGTTCATCTGCTCGTTCGGTCTGGGCATCCTGTTCGCTGAACCGCTCAACAACATCTCCCTGGGTGGTTACCCGCTGGGCTTCTGGTTTGCCCACCAAGGCTCGATGTACATCTTCGTCGGTCTGATCTTCTGGTACGCCAGGAAGATGGGCCAGATCGACCGCAAGTTCGACGTCCACGAAGACTAA
- a CDS encoding DUF4212 domain-containing protein translates to MQLTEKHHEYWRRNLKLTGTLLAIWFAVTFLVVWFARDLAHIIFLGFPLPFWVGAQGALIVYLILVRHYALSMNELDEEYGVAEEGR, encoded by the coding sequence ATGCAGTTGACGGAAAAACACCACGAGTACTGGCGTCGCAACCTGAAGTTGACCGGAACGCTACTGGCCATCTGGTTTGCCGTGACTTTTCTGGTGGTCTGGTTCGCCAGGGACCTGGCCCACATCATCTTCCTTGGCTTCCCCCTGCCATTCTGGGTGGGTGCCCAGGGGGCGCTGATCGTCTACCTGATACTCGTTCGGCACTACGCCCTGAGCATGAACGAGTTGGACGAGGAATACGGAGTCGCCGAGGAAGGGCGCTGA
- a CDS encoding cation acetate symporter, protein MDLQTTIYLVVGVTFALYIGIAIWARAGSTSEYYAAGGGVPPVLNGMATAADWMSAASFISMAGLIAYMGYGGGLFLMGWTGGYVLLACLLAPYLRKFGKFTVPQFIGDRFYSKSAATVAVICLLVASITYIIGQMTGVGVAFSRFLGVDKETGIYVGMAIVFTYAVFGGMKGITYTQVAQYIVLIFAYVIPAIFISLALTGNPIPQLGLGSDMSGTDKSLLDTLNQVVNDLGFGKYTTSLPENSMLNMFVYTMSLMIGTAGLPHVIMRFFTVPNVAAARASAGWALVFIAILYTTAPAVAAMARMNLHATITPAVMKSDVDVFSADANIQYEARPDWMKRWEVTGLLKFEDKNGDGRIQYYNEKSKDEAFLAKAEAAGWKGNELTVNNDIIVLANPEIALLPNWVIALVAAGGLAAALSTAAGLLMAISAAISHDLVKGIFAPNISDKGELMAGRIAMACSIVVAGYLGLNPPGFAAGTVALAFGIAASSLFPAIMMGIFSKKMNKEGAMAGMIAGLGVTLFYVFAHKGIFFIKGTEYLDLIGGKNSFFGITPEAIGAIGALVNFGVAFLVDKMTKEPPEHIQHMVEAVRIPRGSKAVDGSHAH, encoded by the coding sequence ATGGATCTGCAAACCACAATTTACCTGGTCGTCGGCGTCACCTTCGCCCTCTACATCGGCATCGCCATCTGGGCCCGGGCCGGTTCCACCAGCGAGTACTACGCGGCCGGCGGCGGCGTGCCTCCCGTGCTGAACGGCATGGCCACGGCGGCCGACTGGATGTCCGCCGCGTCCTTCATCTCCATGGCCGGCCTCATCGCCTACATGGGTTATGGCGGCGGCCTGTTCCTCATGGGCTGGACCGGCGGCTACGTGCTGCTGGCCTGCCTGCTGGCCCCCTACCTGCGCAAGTTCGGCAAGTTCACCGTACCCCAGTTCATCGGCGACCGCTTCTACTCGAAGTCCGCCGCGACCGTGGCCGTGATCTGCCTGCTGGTGGCCTCCATCACCTACATCATCGGCCAGATGACCGGCGTGGGCGTGGCCTTCTCCCGCTTCCTGGGCGTGGACAAGGAAACCGGCATCTACGTGGGCATGGCCATCGTGTTCACCTACGCGGTGTTCGGCGGCATGAAGGGCATCACCTACACCCAGGTGGCCCAGTACATCGTGCTGATCTTCGCCTACGTGATCCCGGCCATCTTCATCTCCCTGGCCCTCACCGGCAACCCGATCCCCCAGCTGGGCCTGGGTTCCGACATGTCCGGCACCGACAAGTCCCTGCTGGACACCCTGAACCAGGTGGTGAATGACCTGGGCTTCGGCAAGTACACCACGTCCCTGCCGGAAAACAGCATGCTCAACATGTTCGTGTACACCATGTCGCTCATGATCGGTACCGCGGGCCTGCCCCACGTGATCATGCGCTTCTTCACGGTGCCCAACGTGGCCGCCGCCCGCGCCTCCGCCGGCTGGGCCCTGGTGTTCATCGCCATCCTGTACACCACCGCTCCCGCCGTGGCCGCCATGGCCCGCATGAACCTGCATGCCACCATCACCCCCGCCGTCATGAAGTCTGACGTGGACGTGTTCTCCGCGGATGCCAACATCCAGTATGAGGCGCGTCCGGACTGGATGAAGCGCTGGGAAGTCACCGGCCTGCTGAAGTTCGAGGACAAGAACGGCGACGGCCGCATCCAGTACTACAACGAGAAGTCCAAGGACGAGGCCTTCCTGGCCAAGGCCGAGGCTGCCGGCTGGAAGGGCAACGAGCTGACGGTGAACAACGACATCATCGTGCTGGCCAACCCGGAAATCGCCCTGCTGCCCAACTGGGTGATCGCCCTGGTGGCCGCCGGTGGCCTGGCCGCCGCCCTGTCCACCGCCGCCGGCCTGCTGATGGCCATCTCCGCCGCCATCTCCCACGACCTGGTGAAGGGCATCTTCGCGCCCAACATCAGCGACAAGGGCGAACTGATGGCCGGCCGAATCGCCATGGCCTGCTCCATCGTGGTGGCCGGCTACCTGGGCCTGAACCCGCCCGGCTTCGCGGCGGGTACCGTGGCCCTGGCCTTCGGTATCGCGGCCTCGTCCCTGTTCCCGGCCATCATGATGGGCATCTTCTCCAAGAAGATGAACAAGGAAGGCGCCATGGCCGGCATGATCGCTGGCCTGGGCGTGACCCTGTTCTACGTGTTCGCGCACAAGGGCATCTTCTTCATCAAGGGCACGGAGTACCTGGACCTCATCGGTGGCAAGAACTCCTTCTTCGGCATCACCCCGGAAGCAATCGGCGCCATCGGTGCCCTGGTGAACTTCGGCGTGGCCTTCCTGGTGGACAAGATGACCAAGGAACCGCCGGAGCACATCCAGCACATGGTGGAAGCCGTGCGCATCCCCCGCGGTTCCAAGGCCGTGGATGGTTCTCACGCCCACTAA